The following coding sequences are from one Panicum hallii strain FIL2 chromosome 5, PHallii_v3.1, whole genome shotgun sequence window:
- the LOC112892100 gene encoding uncharacterized protein LOC112892100, whose amino-acid sequence MTLLAAITSSAANPAAGGGPVAHPIVLTPGAAPPPPTSSALPTPIPPSAWTLAPADPTLPKAASFLAASLTSCSSLPRLRTLLNSFFAALSQSLSLPPPPPALPAATRALAPYFPAALASLVASKAASFAEFDVIFALVESRRLPHPPADLISTLSDNNRADLVCSVLRQAADLRSSEILAALCFFLSPGTNKAYDAMMRVKGRWKDAAVLAVQKCREKGPGKKMKVDAAARQAALLLMMGHDGFSSPEVCLHYLFASGNVDSVVLGAAVAELDGGEVVRLMRYLNKWIGKYQRFPEAQACPEAVGMLGLEQCDSVPSFGAVIRALGVLLDNHFSHLVLSTEVREELMAAEVMVRQLAVEAESSGPILDLLRRLQHDK is encoded by the coding sequence ATGACCCTCCTCGCCGCCATCACCAGCTCCGCCGCcaaccccgccgccggcgggggCCCGGTCGCCCACCCAATCGTGCTCACCCcaggcgccgcgccgccgccgccgacctcctCCGCGCTCCCGACCCCAATCCCGCCCTCCGCCTGGACGCTAGCCCCCGCCGACCCGACCCTCCCCAAAGCCGCCTCCTTCCTCGCGGCCTCCctcacctcctgctcctccctcccGCGCCTCCGCACCCTGCTCAACTCCTTCTTCGCCGCCCTGTCCCAATCCCTctccctcccgccgccgccgcccgccctccccgccgccacccgcgccctcgccccctacttccccgccgccctcgcttCCCTCGTCGCCTCCAAGGCGGCGAGCTTCGCCGAGTTCGACGTCATCTTCGCGCTCGTGGAGTCACGCCGCCTCCCGCACCCGCCGGCGGACCTCATCTCCACTCTCTCCGACAACAACCGCGCCGACCTCGTCTGCTCCGTGCTCCGCCAGGCCGCCGACCTCCGGTCCTCCGAGATCCTCGCCGCGCTCTGCTTCTTCCTCTCGCCGGGCACCAATAAGGCCTACGACGCCATGATGCGCGTCAAGGGCCGGTGGAAGGACGCCGCGGTGCTCGCGGTCCAGAAATGCCGGGAGAAGGGCCCCGGGAAGAAGATGAAGGTCGACGCCGCGGCAAGGCAGGCGGCGCTGCTTCTCATGATGGGGCACGACGGGTTCTCCTCCCCGGAGGTGTGCCTGCACTACCTGTTCGCGTCGGGGAATGTGGATTCCGTGGTGCTTGGAGCGGCTGTGGCCGAGCTTGATGGCGGGGAAGTGGTCAGGCTCATGAGGTACCTCAACAAGTGGATTGGCAAGTACCAGAGGTTCCCAGAGGCACAGGCATGCCCGGAGGCTGTGGGGATGCTCGGATTGGAGCAGTGTGACAGCGTTCCGTCGTTTGGAGCAGTGATCAGGGCATTGGGAGTGCTGCTGGATAATCATTTCTCCCATCTTGTGTTGAGCACTGAAGTGCGAGAGGAGTTGATGGCTGCTGAGGTGATGGTGAGGCAGCTAGCTGTGGAAGCGGAGTCATCTGGACCAATTCTGGACTTGCTGCGTAGGTTGCAGCACGATAAGTGA
- the LOC112892102 gene encoding aquaporin NIP4-1-like, whose protein sequence is MAADHVRKDVAGGDGDDDRRSKVNGEDLEQPRGDQEPAADHVSRGLAIGHFIRELMVEGAASFLLVFWSAVAALMQEMHGTLSFPMVCLVVALTVGFVLWWLGPAHFNPAVTATFAAFGYLPWAKLPFYVVVQLAGSVLACLAVNGVMRPREEHFYGTAPMAGHTRLPFLMELLASAVLMVVIATASRGSNQTVGGLAIGAAVGTLGLVIGPVSGGSMNPIRTLGPAIVFGRYTSVWIYLVAPLAGMLLGALCNRAVRNSDAILAFFCGGWARAAARKTCRSVPVLTPHAIGAVASQQF, encoded by the exons ATGGCAGCGGATCACGTCCGGAAggacgtcgccggcggcgatggcgacgacgaccggcgtTCGAAGGTGAACGGCGAGGATCTAGAGCAGCCTCGTGGCGACCAGGAACCGGCTGCCGATCATGTCAGCAGAGGCCTAGCCATCGGGCATTTCATACGGGAG CTGATGGTGGAAGGGGCGGCGTCGTTCCTGCTGGTATTCTGgtcggccgtggcggcgctgaTGCAGGAGATGCACGGCACGCTGTCGTTCCCCATGGTGTGCCTCGTCGTCGCCCTCACCGTCGGGTTCGTGCTCTGGTGGCTCGGCCCCGCGCACTTCAACCCCGCCGTCACCGCCACCTTCGCCGCCTTCGGCTACCTCCCCTGGGCCAAG CTGCCGTTCTACGTGGTGGTCCAGCTCGCCGGCTCCGTGCTGGCCTGCCTGGCGGTGAACGGCGTCATGCGGCCGCGGGAGGAGCACTTCTACGGGACGGCCCCGATGGCCGGCCACACCAGGCTGCCGTTCCTGATGGAGCTCCTCGCCTCCGCCGTGCTCATGGTCGTCATCGCCACCGCTTCCAGAGGCTCC AACCAGACGGTTGGTGGGCTGGCCATCGGCGCCGCGGTCGGAACCCTGGGCCTCGTCATCGGGCCGGTCTCCGGGGGTTCGATGAACCCGATCAGGACCCTGGGCCCGGCCATCGTGTTCGGCCGGTACACCTCCGTGTGGATCTACCTCGTCGCGCCCCTCGCCGGCATGCTGCTCGGCGCGCTCTGCAACCGGGCCGTCAGGAACTCCGACgccatcctcgccttcttctgcggCGGCTGGGCGAGAGCAGCGGCGCGCAAAACCTGCAGGAGCGTTCCGGTGCTCACGCCGCACGCCATTGGAGCAGTCGCGTCGCAGCAGTTCTAG
- the LOC112892101 gene encoding U-box domain-containing protein 4, with protein MESPEACSSGEASPVAAAERPSEAAALRALVDRVRAGEVDAAREVRRLTRASARHRRKLAAAVEPLVAMLRAAAPGAGEAALLALLNLAVKDERNKTKIVDAGALEPLLGYLQSSDLNLQEYATAALLTLSASSTNKPIISASGAIPLLVKVLKEGNPQAKNDAVMALYNLSTITDNLQAILAVQPIPPLIELLKGGKRSSKTADKCCALLESLLAFDQCRVALTSEEGGVLTIVEVLEEGSLQGREHAVGALLTMCESDRSKYRDLILNEGAIPGLLELTVHGTPKSRMKAHVLLDLLRNSPYSRSRLQPDTLENIVTNIASQIDGEDRGGKAKKMLAEMVKVSMEQSLRHLQRRASFA; from the exons ATGGAGTCGCCGGAGGCGTGCTCGTCCGGGGAGGCGTCCCCcgtcgcggcggcggagcggccgtcCGAGGCGGCCGCGCTGCGGGCGCTCGTCGACCGGGTGCGCGCCGGGGAGGTGGATGCGGCGCGCGAGGTGCGCCGCCTCACCAGGGCCTCCGCCAGGCACCGCCGCAAGCTGGCCGCCGCGGTCGAGCCGCTCGTCGCCAtgctccgcgccgccgcgcccggggCCGGGGAGGCTGCGCTCCTCGCGCTGCTCAACCTCGCCGTCAAGGACGAGAG GAATAAAACCAAGATAGTGGATGCTGGAGCACTTGAGCCCCTGCTTGGTTATTTGCAATCAAGTGATCTGAATTTGCAGGAGTATGCAACTGCTGCTCTGCTTACACTTTCGGCCTCATCCACCAATAAGCCTATCATAAGTGCTTCAGGAGCAATTCCTCTACTTGTGAAAGTCCTTAAAGAAGGGAATCCACAAGCCAAGAATGACGCCGTGATGGCTCTGTACAACCTCTCCACAATCACAGACAACCTTCAAGCCATCCTTGCTGTCCAACCGATTCCCCCTTTGATAGAGCTACTGAAGGGTGGCAAGAGGTCCTCCAAAACTGCCGACAAATGCTGTGCTCTTCTGGAGTCATTGCTTGCATTTGATCAATGTCGAGTGGCCTTAACATCTGAGGAAGGCGGAGTGCTCACCATTGTGGAGGTACTTGAGGAAGGCTCCCTTCAGGGCAGAGAGCATGCTGTTGGAGCGCTCCTAACAATGTGTGAGAGTGACCGCAGCAAATACAGAGACCTCATTCTAAATGAGGGGGCGATTCCTGGTCTTCTTGAGCTCACAGTACACGGCACACCCAAGTCTCGAATGAAAGCCCATGTTCTTCTTGACTTGCTGCGGAACTCCCCGTATTCAAGATCAAGGCTGCAGCCAGACACGCTCGAGAACATAGTGACCAACATTGCTTCCCAAATAGACGGTGAAGACCGTGGTGGCAAGGCAAAGAAGATGCTTGCTGAGATGGTGAAGGTCAGCATGGAGCAGAGCCTGAGGCATTTGCAGCGCCGGGCTTCCTTCGCTTGA